The sequence TGCCAGGGCCACCAGCCACAGCACGCCGGCGCCGGCCCAGATCATGGCCAGTCGATAGCCCGTCTGGTAGGTGGCGGCCAACGCGGCCTGGCGGTCCGCATCGGCGGATTCGATGCGGTAGGCATCCAGCGCAATGTCCTGCGTGGCCGAGCCAAAGGCCACGGCCAGCGCGCACCAGGCCATGCGTGCCAGGTCTTGCTGGGGGTCGGTAAAAGCCATGCCCAGCAAACCGCCCATCACCAGGCATTGCGCCAGCAGCAACCAGCTGCGTCGCCGTCCCAGCAGGCGCTTGAGCACTGGCAGCGGCAGCCTGTCCACCAGGGGCGCCCACACCCATTTGAAGGCATAGGCCAGGCCCACCCAGCTCATATAGCCGATGGTTGCGCGCTCCACCCCGGCCTTGCGCAGCCAGAAAGACAGCGTGCCCAGCACCAGCAGCAAGGGCAGGCCGGCCGAAAAGCCCAGGGCCAGCATGCGCAGGCTGGCCGGCTCGGCATAGACGCGTAGCGTCTGTGCCCAGCTGCGGCGCGGTGGATGGGTGGGGGCGTGGGGAGCGGAAGGCGTGGCCGGTGCGGCAGAGGAGGAAGGTTCGGACATGGGTGGGCGGCAAAAGGCTGAGGGCCATTATCCCGCGATGCCTGTTGGCCGCAGTGCGCGCTACCATGGAAGACCCGATTGCACCACCATGGCCACCACCCGCACACCCGCTATCGCTGCCGCACTGGATGCGCCCAGCAGCTCGGTGCGCCGCTACAGCGGCGAGCACCAGTCCCATGCCCACGACCACGCGCAAATCCTCTATGCGCTGCAGGGCCGCATGGAGCTGGAGCTGAACGGCCATGCCAGTTATGTGGATGCGGCCTGCGGCATGCTGATTCCCGCTGGGGCTGCCCATGGCTATCTGGCCCAGCCCGGTACCCGGGTGCAGGTGATCGATGTGCCCGCCGGCCCGGGATTGGACCGGGGTCGGCGCTTTGCCGTGCCCACCGCGCTACGCGCACCGGCATTGGCTTTGCACCCCATCAGCGCGGCGGCCCAGCTGGCCCTGGTGCTGGAGGCCCCCGGCTTGCTGCAGCGCCGTGCATTGGACCTGGCCTGGCTCACCCAGCAGGTGCAGGCCGCCTTGCATGCCGACTGGCCCACGGCCCGGCTGGCTGCGCTGTGCCACTTGAGCGTGCAGCAGTTTCATGCCCGCTTTGTGGAGCTGACAGGCCGGCCACCCCAGGCCTGGCTGCGTGGCCTGCGGCTGGACGCGGCCCAGCAGCAGCTGGCCCAGGGGCAGTTGCTGGAGACCACGGCGCTGCGCTGTGGCTACCGCAGTGCCAGTGCCCTGGCTTATGCGCTGCGGCGGGAGCGGGGGGTAGGCGCTCGCAGTTTGCGAGCGGTCACCCCCTGAGGCGCGCAGCGCCTTCCCTGGGAAGGGTAGCTTTGCAGCGATGCTCTTCTCGCTTGCATTTGAGGTTGATTCCTCTTTAAACAGGCTGCTTTATAGCGTGCAAGTGCTGGGCATCGCTCAGAGCATCTGCGCAGGCGCGGCCCAAGTCAGGGCAGCGTGCAAGGGCCGCCCCGCCGCGCTGCTGCCGTTCCCCTCCGGCGAAGCCAGAGAGGGGGAGGACGCCGCAGGCGGCACAGGGGGTGCTTCATCTCACCACCAGAGTCGCTCGATAGTTGCAAAAATGGTGCGGCGGCATCATGCGAGGCATGAAATCGTCTGTTTTTTCCGCTTCCACCCTGGGCGTGGCCCTGGTGTCGTTGGCGGGTGTGTTGTGGGGCTCCAGTGGAACGGCCCAGCATCTGGGGGCGGCCGGCTTGTCGCCGTTTTGGGTGGGGGCCGCCCAGTTGGGCGTGGCCAGTGTGTTTTTGCTGGGGTGGCTGTGGTGGTCTGTGCGCGGCCGCTCGCAGCTTCCAGTGCTGCGACCGCGCGCGGCCGGCCTGCGCTGGTCGTGGTTTGTCTGGGCCTCGGTGGGCATTGGTGGTTACAGCGTGTTCTTCTATGAAGGCCTGCGCCTGGCGGGCGTGGGTGTGGGCACGGCCGTGGCCATTGGCAGCAGCCCCATCTGGGCCGGTCTGCTGCAGGCCCTGGTGCTGCGCGCGCCGCTGTCCGCCCTGTGGTGGCTGGGTACGCTGGTCAGCGTGGCCGGGGGGGCGGCCATGGTGGCGGGCAAGGGCGGAGGCAGCAGCATCTCGTGGCATGGGTTGCTGCTGTGTTTGTTGGCGGGGCTGTCCTATGCGGGCTATGCGCTGATCAACAAGCGCCTGGTCAGCCATATGGCGCCCAAGGTGGTCAATTGCTATGTGTTCACCGGGGCGGCACTGTTGGCAGCGCCCGTGGCCTGGCTGCAGGCGGGTGCGCCGCAGTGGTCGCTGTCGGCGCTGCTGGTGGTGGTTTATCTGGGCCTGGTGGTGTCCGGTGTTGCCCATTTGTTGTTCTCCATAGGCCTGCGCCATATCTCCGGCCCTACGGGGGTGACGCTGTCCCTGGTCGAGCCCATGGCCGCTTTTTTGCTGGCGGTGTGGATCGTGGGCGAGCGCCAGCCGCTGGCGGCCTGGCTGGGCCTGCTGGCCGTGCTGGCTGGCCTGATGGTGGTGGTGGCGGCCGAGGTGCGCAGTGCCCGGCAGCGGCCGGTGGCACAAGCCATGGCCTAGCCAGCCCCTTGGGGTTTGGCGGCACAATCCGGGGCTCTTGTTGATTTCCGGAGCCCTGCTGTCTTATGCCGATCCCTCGCATTGCCCGTGATGTGGAATGGACGCCGCCACTGGCTGCGGCTTGTGACTGTCATGCGCCCCGCCGTGGCTTTCTGCAGGCCTTGGTGGCCGGGGCAGCATGGGCGGGCAGCGGCGGTGCCTGGGCACAGGTGAACGTGGGCAGTTCCTCGGGTCTGCGCAAGCTCATTCCGGCGGAAGACCTGGAACAGGCCGCCGGCCAGCAATACCAGGAGTTGCTGCAAAAAGCCAAGTCCCAGGGCGCGCTGGCTGCGACCAGCAACCCGCAGCTGCAGCGCCTGCGGGCCATTGCCCAGCGCCTGATTCCCTATGCCGCACAGTGGAACCCGCGTGCCGCGCAGTGGCGCTGGGAGGTGAACCTGATTGGCAGCAAGGAAATCAACGCCTTTTGCATGCCCGGCGGCAAGATCGCCTTCTACACCGCCATTCTGGAAAAACTCCAGCTCAACGATGACGAGGTGGCCATGATCATGGGCCACGAAATGGCCCATGCGCTGCGTGAGCATTCGCGCGAGCAGATGGCCAAGAACTCGGCCACCAATATCGGCCTGTCGCTGGGTGCGCAGCTGCTGGGTCTGGGTGATCTGGGCAATCTGGCCGCCAAGATGGGCAGCCAGCTGCTGAGCCTGCGCTTCAGCCGCAGCGACGAGAGCGAGGCCGATCTGGTCGGCCTGGAGCTGGCCGCGCGCGCCGGCTACAACCCCCAGGCCGGAGTGACGCTGTGGCGCAAGATGGGGGAGGCCACGGGGGAGGGTGGTGTGGGTTTTCTCTCCACCCATCCCACGGGGCCGGATCGCATACGCGAACTGGAGCGCAATATTCCGCGTGTGCAAGGCTTGTATGAGGCATCGCGGAAGCGATGACACCCCCCTGAGTCGCCTTTGGCGCCTTCCCCCCGCTCTTCGCTAGCTTCGCTCGCGGGCAGGGGGACGCTGCCAGCGCGGCGGGGCGGCCCTTGCGCGGCAGCCCTGACATGGGCAGCACCAGTTTTACGCGCCGTGTCCTGGGCTTACTCCCTTGCCCCTTCGGGGAGAGGGTGGGGTGAGGGGCTGTCGGCCGGAGCGGGCCTGGGTTTGTATTGGGCATTGAATTCCTCCCCACAACGGTCAGACAGCGGTTGAGGCGCGACGCGTGCCCGCTGACAGTACTGGCGTACGGCAAGGGCACGCAACAAAGCATCAAGCGCTGTATGGCCGCCTCCAAACAAGGCGGCCATACAGCGATGAAGTCTGTTTACAGCAGTTGCAGTCCGCCGGCGATGGTGGTGGAGAGCAGGGCCGCGCTGGCGCGCAAGGCCTCGGTCTCGGTCTCGTTCATGGAAGGCATGAACGGGGCAGAGGCGCCGCGTGCGCTGATCAGGTGGGGCAGGGAGACGCAGGTGTCGCGCACGCCCAGCAGCTCGGGCATGCAGGTGGAGACGGCAAACACCGACTGCTCATCGGC comes from Comamonas sp. GB3 AK4-5 and encodes:
- a CDS encoding helix-turn-helix domain-containing protein codes for the protein MATTRTPAIAAALDAPSSSVRRYSGEHQSHAHDHAQILYALQGRMELELNGHASYVDAACGMLIPAGAAHGYLAQPGTRVQVIDVPAGPGLDRGRRFAVPTALRAPALALHPISAAAQLALVLEAPGLLQRRALDLAWLTQQVQAALHADWPTARLAALCHLSVQQFHARFVELTGRPPQAWLRGLRLDAAQQQLAQGQLLETTALRCGYRSASALAYALRRERGVGARSLRAVTP
- a CDS encoding DMT family transporter, with product MKSSVFSASTLGVALVSLAGVLWGSSGTAQHLGAAGLSPFWVGAAQLGVASVFLLGWLWWSVRGRSQLPVLRPRAAGLRWSWFVWASVGIGGYSVFFYEGLRLAGVGVGTAVAIGSSPIWAGLLQALVLRAPLSALWWLGTLVSVAGGAAMVAGKGGGSSISWHGLLLCLLAGLSYAGYALINKRLVSHMAPKVVNCYVFTGAALLAAPVAWLQAGAPQWSLSALLVVVYLGLVVSGVAHLLFSIGLRHISGPTGVTLSLVEPMAAFLLAVWIVGERQPLAAWLGLLAVLAGLMVVVAAEVRSARQRPVAQAMA
- a CDS encoding M48 family metallopeptidase, translating into MPIPRIARDVEWTPPLAAACDCHAPRRGFLQALVAGAAWAGSGGAWAQVNVGSSSGLRKLIPAEDLEQAAGQQYQELLQKAKSQGALAATSNPQLQRLRAIAQRLIPYAAQWNPRAAQWRWEVNLIGSKEINAFCMPGGKIAFYTAILEKLQLNDDEVAMIMGHEMAHALREHSREQMAKNSATNIGLSLGAQLLGLGDLGNLAAKMGSQLLSLRFSRSDESEADLVGLELAARAGYNPQAGVTLWRKMGEATGEGGVGFLSTHPTGPDRIRELERNIPRVQGLYEASRKR